In the genome of Bradyrhizobium sp. CIAT3101, one region contains:
- a CDS encoding alpha/beta hydrolase, whose product MRNILLSAATVLLAGTTLVGSASSAELPKGAVPNIVLVHGAFVDQTSWQPVAEILTKKGYNVTLVENPLTSLAADVDATKQALAKQNGKTVLVGHSWGGVVITQAGNDPKVSALVYVSAFAPDVGQSLATLAKSGPATEGGAAIHPDDKGNLYIDPKVFPSAVAADLPPQIAEALANHQLPLNHTAFEAPVDVAAWRDKPTFYVVSTKDKVIAPEVQKLFAAGMKAQTTEVAGSHASLVVHAKEVAAVIEKASLAK is encoded by the coding sequence ATGCGAAATATCCTCCTCTCTGCTGCCACCGTACTTCTGGCCGGAACGACATTGGTCGGCTCCGCCTCTTCCGCCGAACTGCCCAAGGGGGCGGTCCCCAACATCGTGCTCGTGCACGGCGCTTTCGTGGACCAGACGAGCTGGCAGCCCGTCGCCGAGATCCTCACGAAGAAGGGCTACAACGTCACGCTGGTCGAAAATCCGCTCACCTCGCTTGCCGCCGATGTGGATGCCACCAAGCAGGCGCTGGCGAAGCAGAACGGCAAGACCGTCCTCGTCGGCCACTCCTGGGGTGGCGTGGTGATCACGCAGGCCGGCAACGATCCAAAGGTGTCGGCACTTGTCTACGTCTCCGCTTTCGCGCCCGACGTGGGACAATCTCTGGCGACCCTCGCCAAGAGCGGTCCGGCGACCGAAGGCGGCGCGGCGATCCATCCCGACGACAAGGGCAACCTCTACATCGATCCCAAGGTGTTCCCATCCGCGGTCGCGGCTGACCTTCCTCCGCAGATCGCGGAAGCCTTGGCGAACCATCAGCTTCCGTTGAACCACACCGCGTTCGAGGCACCGGTCGATGTTGCCGCGTGGCGCGACAAGCCGACGTTCTATGTGGTCAGCACGAAGGACAAGGTGATCGCGCCGGAGGTCCAGAAGCTTTTTGCCGCCGGTATGAAGGCCCAGACGACGGAAGTCGCCGGCAGCCATGCTTCGCTCGTCGTTCATGCAAAAGAAGTCGCCGCGGTGATCGAAAAGGCCTCGCTCGCAAAGTGA
- a CDS encoding ABC transporter substrate-binding protein has product MSNSGVRQGLADMGYLVGQDLMLEERYADGKPERVPALVAELLALNVVVLLTPGTPVTLAAQRATSRVPIVCVVGDPVRTGLVTSLARPGGNITGLSLLSGDYSVKWLELLKEVAPTARKVAMLWNPDNPGTANQSNQMRQAAPTLGLDLIALAVGPADVKNSLASVEAGAFDGLVMTDDTLLNALIPQLIVLTAERRLPAIYPFSDSVEQGGLLSYSADFFKLWRRAARYVDLILKGAHPADLPVEQATEVALKINIKTAKALGLTVPPSLLARADEVIE; this is encoded by the coding sequence GTGAGCAACTCTGGCGTCCGTCAGGGGCTTGCCGACATGGGATACCTTGTCGGGCAAGACCTCATGCTTGAAGAGCGGTACGCTGACGGAAAACCAGAGCGCGTTCCTGCGCTCGTCGCCGAACTTCTTGCGCTCAATGTCGTAGTGCTCCTAACCCCGGGCACACCGGTTACGCTTGCGGCGCAACGCGCAACCTCCAGAGTGCCCATTGTCTGCGTGGTCGGAGATCCAGTCAGGACCGGTCTCGTGACTAGCCTCGCTCGGCCCGGCGGCAATATCACGGGTCTATCGCTCCTTTCGGGCGATTACAGCGTAAAGTGGCTGGAGTTGCTGAAGGAGGTGGCGCCGACGGCACGCAAAGTCGCCATGCTTTGGAATCCAGACAATCCGGGCACCGCCAACCAAAGCAATCAAATGCGCCAAGCCGCACCTACCCTCGGTCTCGATCTGATCGCCCTCGCGGTTGGGCCAGCGGACGTGAAAAATAGCCTCGCCTCGGTTGAAGCTGGGGCATTCGACGGTCTCGTAATGACCGACGATACGTTGCTGAATGCCCTGATCCCTCAGCTAATTGTGCTCACCGCAGAGCGCCGCTTGCCGGCGATCTATCCATTTAGCGACTCAGTCGAGCAAGGCGGGTTGTTGTCGTATTCAGCGGACTTTTTCAAGCTTTGGCGACGTGCTGCTCGTTATGTGGATTTGATCCTCAAAGGAGCGCATCCGGCAGACTTGCCCGTCGAGCAGGCGACAGAAGTCGCGCTGAAGATCAACATCAAAACCGCAAAGGCGCTCGGCCTCACTGTGCCACCGTCGCTGCTCGCCCGAGCCGACGAGGTGATCGAATGA
- a CDS encoding AraC family transcriptional regulator encodes MLDRVRLGGTLLFHFELGHPWHLELPARPYALFHYLSQGSATLSLERGQQIEMSEGDFVVITRGEPHVFYSDRRAKPLRIIDIDRSSPRLGVVRHGKGAKPRSTMICGNFTVSRPLFGSVMELLPPVLLLKPMADGGWLEAILRRMVSESALERPGQRVALSRLTEVLFVEVLRSWIASLSPGQGGWLGAISDPHIGPALKLIHENPERPWTLSDLGQRVGLGRSAFSARFTKLVGQSMHRYVIARRMAEAAFLLETSDEPIARIASRVGYETAAAFSKLFHRHHGLSPGRYRAARQSDSGARQADIPREAAD; translated from the coding sequence GTGCTCGATCGGGTTCGTCTCGGCGGCACGCTGCTTTTTCACTTCGAGCTCGGTCATCCCTGGCACCTCGAGTTGCCGGCGCGCCCCTACGCCTTGTTTCACTATCTCAGCCAGGGCTCAGCGACCCTCAGCCTCGAACGGGGGCAGCAAATCGAAATGTCCGAGGGCGACTTTGTCGTCATCACGCGAGGCGAGCCGCACGTGTTCTATTCGGATCGCCGGGCCAAGCCTTTGCGGATCATTGATATCGACCGCTCGTCGCCGCGTCTTGGTGTCGTTCGTCACGGCAAAGGAGCAAAGCCGCGCTCGACCATGATTTGCGGCAATTTCACCGTGTCACGGCCGCTGTTCGGCAGCGTGATGGAGCTGCTTCCGCCCGTGCTCCTGCTGAAGCCGATGGCGGATGGTGGTTGGCTCGAAGCAATCTTGCGTCGCATGGTCAGCGAGTCCGCGCTCGAGCGTCCCGGCCAACGGGTCGCGCTTTCACGACTGACGGAAGTCCTCTTTGTCGAGGTGCTCCGAAGCTGGATCGCCTCTCTCAGTCCCGGACAAGGCGGCTGGCTTGGGGCCATATCCGACCCTCATATCGGACCGGCACTCAAGCTCATTCACGAAAACCCGGAGCGCCCCTGGACACTGAGCGATCTTGGCCAACGCGTTGGGCTCGGCCGCTCGGCATTTTCGGCGCGCTTTACCAAGCTCGTCGGCCAGTCCATGCACCGCTATGTGATCGCGCGCCGGATGGCGGAAGCCGCGTTCCTGCTGGAAACCAGCGATGAGCCGATTGCACGGATTGCCAGCCGGGTCGGCTACGAGACGGCGGCGGCATTTTCCAAGCTGTTCCATCGACATCACGGCCTATCGCCCGGTCGGTACCGAGCCGCCAGACAATCTGATAGCGGTGCAAGGCAAGCAGACATTCCGCGGGAAGCTGCTGATTGA
- a CDS encoding tetratricopeptide repeat protein, with protein sequence MSDAGSSGDGADLTEHSGPAPPLKRARFISDRLRYRVSNFGAAIASVAAIGAVIGGLAGYWTTWKVVKTEIFHEGQSLQQKAASRPGVVPRLSLIVLPFANLSKDPEQDYFADGVTTDLTTDLAQIPGAFVIGRGTAFTYKNKPVDLKVLGKELGIRWAVQGAVQRTREYIRLNVSLSDLSTGSDFWSDRFDGDRSNLADLHDQVVARLGRSLNVELMRAESRRGNSEHGNPDAIDLTMRGWAKRFEQPLTQASMRQAIELFDNALQLDPGHVDAMIGKASSLATILKSQWSTSDDDLRVASDLIDRALAKWPTNALAHSVKGDTLGFGHPEAAIAEFDTALQLDPNYPPAYQNKGAALTLLGRSREALAPLQIALRLSPKDPSAALMHFLLCHAHLHLREYAEAIDECRRSINLNNLLWLPWVDLVVAYQATGQFDETKQALAQLYDLRPDFTVQRYQQLVFKMSSNPRFRDEITEIFVEGMRKAGVREH encoded by the coding sequence ATGAGCGATGCGGGTTCGTCGGGCGACGGCGCGGATCTCACGGAGCACAGCGGGCCTGCTCCGCCTCTGAAACGAGCTCGCTTCATCTCTGATCGCCTGCGCTATCGAGTGAGCAATTTCGGTGCAGCGATTGCGTCAGTTGCTGCAATCGGCGCTGTTATCGGCGGCTTGGCGGGATATTGGACTACATGGAAGGTGGTGAAGACGGAGATATTTCACGAGGGCCAAAGCCTGCAGCAAAAAGCAGCGTCGCGGCCGGGAGTCGTCCCACGGCTCTCGCTGATTGTTCTCCCTTTCGCCAATCTGAGCAAAGACCCCGAACAAGATTACTTTGCCGATGGCGTTACGACCGACCTGACCACCGATCTCGCGCAAATACCAGGCGCTTTCGTGATCGGGCGCGGAACAGCCTTCACCTACAAGAACAAGCCAGTTGATCTCAAAGTGCTCGGCAAGGAGCTGGGGATCAGGTGGGCGGTACAGGGGGCCGTGCAGCGCACCCGCGAATACATCCGCCTCAATGTTTCGCTATCCGATCTCTCGACAGGAAGCGATTTTTGGTCGGATCGGTTTGACGGTGATCGTTCCAACCTGGCCGATCTCCACGATCAGGTCGTGGCAAGGCTTGGGCGCTCGCTGAATGTCGAGCTGATGCGAGCCGAAAGCCGACGCGGAAACTCCGAACATGGCAATCCGGACGCCATCGATCTTACCATGCGCGGATGGGCCAAACGCTTTGAGCAGCCTTTAACGCAGGCCTCGATGCGCCAAGCCATAGAGTTGTTCGACAACGCTCTCCAACTTGATCCCGGCCATGTCGATGCGATGATCGGGAAGGCGTCGAGCCTCGCTACGATCCTAAAAAGTCAATGGTCCACGTCCGACGACGATCTGCGGGTCGCATCCGATTTGATTGACAGAGCGCTCGCCAAATGGCCAACGAACGCCTTGGCCCATTCGGTGAAAGGAGACACACTCGGTTTCGGTCATCCCGAGGCGGCCATTGCCGAATTTGACACTGCGCTGCAGCTAGATCCCAATTATCCGCCAGCCTATCAGAATAAAGGAGCCGCTCTCACGCTCTTGGGACGGTCGCGGGAGGCACTTGCTCCCCTTCAGATCGCGCTTCGCTTGAGCCCAAAGGATCCTTCTGCGGCACTGATGCACTTTTTGTTGTGTCATGCTCATCTGCATCTTCGCGAGTACGCTGAGGCTATTGATGAATGCAGACGGTCGATCAACCTGAACAACCTGCTCTGGCTCCCCTGGGTTGATCTCGTTGTGGCTTACCAGGCGACGGGGCAGTTTGATGAAACGAAACAAGCGCTGGCACAATTGTACGACCTGCGCCCCGACTTCACGGTGCAGCGCTATCAACAACTCGTCTTCAAAATGTCGAGCAATCCGCGGTTCCGCGATGAAATTACCGAAATATTCGTCGAAGGGATGAGAAAGGCAGGTGTCCGTGAGCACTGA
- a CDS encoding GntR family transcriptional regulator, giving the protein MAEADIAIVRIAPESSFKNKAYDALKEAILKMDIYSTPEPVMLDERALSERLGVSRTPIREAIAMLEQDGFVKTVPRRGIMVVRRTKSEIVDMIRAWAALESMAARLITTTARKKDISALRDFFKDFGKDRLPEDHVEEYSRANIAFHQSLISLSESPVLVDLTNDLLLHVRGYRQLTIGRKDRTATSLPEHLAMIEALEARDTELAEKRARDHTLGLAAYVEAHGQELFT; this is encoded by the coding sequence ATGGCCGAGGCAGACATCGCAATCGTTCGTATTGCCCCGGAGAGCAGCTTCAAGAACAAGGCGTATGACGCCTTGAAGGAAGCCATCCTCAAGATGGACATCTATTCGACGCCCGAGCCGGTGATGCTGGACGAGCGCGCACTGTCCGAACGCCTGGGCGTCAGCCGCACGCCGATCCGCGAAGCCATCGCGATGCTCGAGCAGGACGGTTTCGTGAAGACCGTGCCGCGCCGCGGCATCATGGTCGTGCGCCGGACCAAGAGCGAGATCGTCGACATGATCCGCGCCTGGGCGGCGCTGGAGAGCATGGCCGCGCGCCTCATCACCACCACCGCGCGCAAGAAGGACATTTCGGCGCTGCGCGACTTCTTCAAGGACTTCGGCAAGGACCGCCTGCCCGAGGATCACGTCGAGGAATATTCGCGCGCCAACATCGCCTTCCACCAGTCGCTGATCTCGCTGTCGGAATCGCCGGTGCTGGTCGATCTCACCAACGACCTGCTGCTGCACGTGCGCGGCTATCGCCAGCTGACGATCGGCCGCAAGGACCGCACCGCGACCTCGCTGCCCGAGCATCTCGCCATGATCGAAGCGCTGGAGGCACGCGACACCGAGCTCGCCGAGAAGCGCGCCCGCGACCACACCCTTGGCCTTGCCGCTTACGTCGAAGCGCATGGCCAGGAACTGTTCACGTAA
- the oxc gene encoding oxalyl-CoA decarboxylase: MLNTATKSEAPGTEQELTDGFHLVIDALKLNGINTIYNVPGIPITDLGRMAQAEGIRVISFRHEQNAGYAAGIAGYLTKKPGVCLTVSAPGFLNGLTALAHATTNCYPMILVSGSSEREIVDLQQGDYEEMDQLAIAKPLCKAAYRVLHAQDIGIAFARAIRAAVSGRPGGVYLDLPAKLFGQVMNAEAGQKSLVKVIDAAPAQIPSPASVKRALDVLKAAKRPLIILGKGAAYAQADEEIKTFVEKSGVPFLPMSMAKGLLPDTHPQCAGAARSTVLKDSDVVMLIGARLNWLLSHGKGKSWGEAPKKFIQVDIEPKEMDSNVEIVAPVVGDIGSVVSAFNQAIATGWTAPPVEWTKAIVTKRDENVAKMAPKLMNNKSPMDYHGALGVLKNVIKDHPEAILVNEGANTLDLARGVIDMYRPRKRLDVGTWGVMGIGMGQAIAAALETGHPVLAVEGDSAFGFSGMEVETICRYNLPICVVIFNNDGIYRGTDVNSVNADPATTVFVKGARYDKMMEAFGGVGVNATSPDELKRAVNEAMASGKPTLINAVIDPAAGSESGRIGNLNPQSVLQKKK, translated from the coding sequence ATGCTGAACACCGCGACCAAGTCCGAAGCACCGGGCACCGAGCAGGAACTGACGGATGGTTTCCATCTCGTCATCGACGCGCTCAAGCTGAACGGCATCAACACCATCTATAATGTGCCGGGCATCCCGATCACGGATCTGGGCCGCATGGCGCAGGCCGAAGGCATTCGCGTGATCTCCTTCCGCCACGAGCAGAACGCCGGTTACGCCGCAGGCATCGCCGGCTATCTCACCAAGAAGCCCGGCGTCTGCCTCACGGTGTCGGCGCCCGGTTTCCTCAATGGTCTCACTGCGCTCGCACACGCCACCACCAACTGCTATCCGATGATCCTGGTCTCGGGCTCCTCCGAGCGCGAGATCGTCGACCTCCAGCAGGGCGACTATGAAGAAATGGACCAGCTCGCGATCGCCAAGCCGCTGTGCAAGGCGGCCTATCGCGTGCTGCACGCCCAGGATATCGGCATCGCTTTCGCCCGCGCCATCCGCGCCGCGGTCTCGGGCCGTCCGGGCGGCGTCTATCTCGACCTGCCGGCAAAACTGTTCGGCCAGGTGATGAACGCCGAGGCCGGCCAGAAGTCGCTGGTCAAGGTGATCGACGCGGCTCCGGCGCAGATCCCCTCGCCCGCTTCGGTCAAACGCGCGCTCGACGTGCTCAAGGCCGCAAAGCGTCCGCTCATCATCCTCGGCAAGGGCGCGGCCTACGCGCAGGCCGATGAAGAGATCAAGACCTTCGTCGAGAAGAGCGGCGTGCCGTTCCTGCCCATGAGCATGGCCAAGGGCCTGCTGCCCGACACCCATCCGCAGTGCGCAGGTGCTGCGCGTTCGACGGTGCTGAAGGACTCCGACGTCGTCATGCTGATCGGCGCGCGGCTGAACTGGCTGCTTTCGCACGGCAAGGGCAAGAGCTGGGGCGAAGCGCCGAAGAAGTTCATCCAGGTCGACATCGAGCCGAAGGAAATGGACTCCAACGTCGAGATCGTCGCGCCCGTCGTCGGCGACATCGGCTCGGTCGTCTCCGCCTTCAACCAGGCCATCGCTACGGGCTGGACCGCACCGCCGGTGGAATGGACCAAGGCCATCGTGACCAAGCGCGATGAGAATGTCGCCAAGATGGCGCCGAAGCTCATGAACAACAAGTCGCCGATGGATTATCACGGCGCGCTCGGCGTGCTGAAGAACGTGATCAAGGATCATCCCGAGGCGATCCTCGTCAACGAAGGCGCCAACACGCTCGACCTCGCTCGCGGCGTCATCGACATGTACCGCCCGCGCAAGCGTCTCGACGTCGGCACCTGGGGCGTGATGGGCATCGGCATGGGCCAGGCGATCGCGGCTGCGCTCGAAACCGGCCACCCCGTGCTGGCGGTTGAAGGCGACTCGGCCTTCGGCTTCTCCGGCATGGAGGTCGAGACCATCTGCCGCTACAATTTGCCGATCTGCGTCGTCATCTTCAACAATGACGGCATCTATCGCGGCACCGACGTCAACAGCGTCAACGCCGATCCGGCAACGACCGTGTTCGTCAAGGGCGCACGCTACGACAAGATGATGGAAGCCTTCGGCGGCGTCGGCGTGAATGCGACCTCGCCCGACGAGCTCAAGCGCGCCGTCAACGAGGCGATGGCGTCCGGCAAGCCGACGCTGATCAACGCGGTGATCGATCCGGCCGCGGGCTCGGAGAGCGGCCGCATCGGCAACCTCAATCCGCAGAGCGTTCTGCAGAAGAAGAAGTAA
- the frc gene encoding formyl-CoA transferase, whose product MTKALEGVRILDFTHVQSGPTCTQLLAWFGADVIKVERPGVGDITRGQLQDIPNVDSLYFTMLNHNKRSITLDTKNPKGKEVLTELIKKCDVLVENFGPGVLDRMGFPWEKIQAINPKMIVASIKGFGPGPYEDCKVYENVAQCTGGAASTTGFRDGLPLVTGAQIGDSGTGLHLALGIVTALYQRTHSGKGQRVTAAMQDGVLNLARVKLRDQQRLAHGPLKEYSQFGEGIPFGDAVPRAGNDSGGGQPGRILKCKGWETDPNAYIYFITQAPVWEKICDVIGEPTWKTDPNYAKPPARLPRLNEIFARIEQWTMTKTKFEAMEILNKDDIPCGPILSMKEIAEDQSLRATGTVVEVDHPTRGKYISVGNPIKLSDSPSDVTRSPLLGEHTDEILRAVLGFSDHQVADIHKSGALDPPQKQAAE is encoded by the coding sequence ATGACCAAAGCGCTCGAGGGCGTTCGCATTCTCGACTTCACCCACGTCCAGTCCGGACCGACCTGCACGCAGCTGCTCGCATGGTTCGGCGCCGACGTGATCAAGGTGGAACGCCCGGGCGTGGGTGACATCACCCGCGGCCAGCTGCAGGACATCCCGAACGTGGACAGCCTGTATTTCACCATGCTCAACCACAACAAGCGCTCGATCACGCTCGACACCAAGAACCCCAAGGGCAAGGAAGTCCTCACCGAGCTGATCAAGAAGTGCGACGTGCTGGTCGAGAACTTCGGCCCCGGCGTGCTCGACCGCATGGGTTTCCCCTGGGAGAAGATCCAGGCGATCAACCCGAAGATGATCGTCGCCTCGATCAAGGGCTTTGGCCCCGGACCGTACGAAGACTGCAAGGTCTATGAGAACGTCGCGCAGTGCACCGGCGGCGCCGCCTCGACCACCGGCTTCCGCGATGGCCTGCCGCTCGTGACCGGCGCGCAGATCGGCGACAGCGGCACCGGCCTGCATCTGGCGCTCGGCATCGTCACCGCGCTCTATCAGCGCACGCATTCGGGCAAGGGCCAGCGCGTCACCGCCGCGATGCAGGACGGCGTGCTCAATCTCGCCCGCGTCAAGCTGCGCGACCAGCAGCGTCTCGCCCACGGCCCGCTCAAGGAATACAGCCAGTTCGGCGAAGGCATTCCGTTCGGCGATGCCGTGCCGCGCGCCGGCAACGATTCCGGCGGTGGCCAGCCCGGCCGCATCCTGAAGTGCAAGGGCTGGGAGACCGATCCCAACGCCTACATCTACTTCATCACCCAGGCCCCGGTCTGGGAGAAGATCTGCGACGTGATCGGCGAGCCGACCTGGAAGACCGATCCGAACTACGCCAAGCCCCCGGCCCGCCTGCCGCGCCTGAACGAGATCTTCGCCCGCATCGAGCAGTGGACGATGACCAAGACCAAGTTCGAGGCGATGGAGATCCTCAACAAGGACGACATCCCCTGCGGCCCGATCCTGTCGATGAAGGAGATCGCCGAGGACCAGTCGCTGCGCGCGACCGGCACCGTGGTCGAGGTCGATCACCCGACCCGCGGCAAGTACATCTCGGTCGGCAACCCGATCAAGCTGTCGGATTCACCGAGCGACGTCACCCGCTCCCCGCTGCTCGGCGAGCACACCGACGAGATCCTGCGCGCCGTGCTCGGCTTCAGCGACCACCAGGTCGCCGACATCCACAAGTCCGGCGCGCTCGACCCGCCGCAGAAGCAGGCCGCTGAGTAA
- a CDS encoding acetate--CoA ligase family protein, protein MSNSKDVVRKVLDQVKADNRTSLTAPEGKVVCDAYGIPVPKEGVAKSAGEAGKMASSMGFPVVMKIVSPDILHKTEAGGVIVGVKTAQDAEKAYETILGNAKKYKADAKIEGIQVQQMLAGGTEVIVGSITDGSFGKLVAFGLGGVLVEVLKDITFRLAPATKEDALSMLDGIQAHEILKGVRGGEPVNRTALADVIVKVSQLVTDFPEIVELDLNPVFATAKDAIAADVRIVVDFAYVPKPKPRPTEEIVAAMSRIMQPKAVAVVGASAEDGKIGNSVMKNLINGGYKGEIYPIHPKASEILGYKAYKSVKDVPGVIDTAVFAIPAKFVAAALTECGEKKIPGAVLIPSGFAEAGAPELQAEIVEVGKKYDIRLMGPNIYGFYYTPANLCATFCTAYDVKGHAALSSQSGGIGMAIIGFSRSAKMGVSAIVGLGNKSDIDEDDLLAFFEQDPNTNLIAQHCEDLKDGRAFAEAAKRVSKKKPVVVLKAGRTSAGAKAASSHTGALAGNDKIYEDVLAQSGVIRARSLRQLLEFARGVPVLPTPKGENVLIITGAGGSGVLLSDSCVDNGLSLMSMPPDLDAAFRKFIPPFGAAGNPVDITGGEPPITYVNTVKLGLSDERIHSLILGYWHTIVTPPMVFARNMVEVKKEMEAKGFVKPIVASLAGDVEVEEAAEYLYQNGIPAYAYSTELPVEVLGAKYKWARGAGLL, encoded by the coding sequence ATGTCCAATTCGAAAGACGTCGTCCGCAAGGTCCTTGACCAGGTCAAGGCCGACAACCGCACCAGCCTGACCGCCCCCGAAGGCAAGGTGGTCTGCGACGCCTACGGCATTCCGGTGCCGAAGGAGGGCGTGGCCAAGTCGGCGGGCGAGGCGGGCAAGATGGCGTCTTCGATGGGCTTCCCGGTGGTGATGAAGATCGTCTCGCCGGACATTCTCCACAAGACCGAGGCCGGCGGCGTCATCGTCGGGGTCAAGACGGCGCAGGATGCCGAGAAGGCCTACGAGACCATTCTCGGCAATGCCAAGAAGTACAAGGCCGATGCCAAGATCGAGGGCATCCAGGTACAGCAGATGCTGGCCGGCGGCACCGAAGTCATCGTCGGCTCGATCACCGACGGTTCGTTCGGCAAGCTGGTGGCCTTCGGCCTCGGCGGCGTGCTGGTCGAGGTGCTCAAGGACATCACCTTCCGCCTCGCGCCCGCAACCAAGGAAGATGCGCTGTCGATGCTCGATGGCATTCAGGCACACGAAATCTTGAAGGGCGTGCGCGGCGGCGAGCCGGTGAACCGTACGGCGCTCGCCGACGTCATCGTCAAGGTCTCGCAGCTCGTCACCGACTTCCCTGAAATCGTCGAGCTCGACCTCAACCCTGTGTTCGCCACCGCAAAGGACGCGATTGCAGCCGACGTGCGCATCGTCGTCGACTTCGCCTATGTTCCCAAGCCGAAACCGCGCCCGACCGAGGAGATCGTCGCTGCCATGAGCCGCATCATGCAGCCGAAGGCGGTCGCCGTGGTCGGCGCCTCCGCCGAGGACGGCAAGATCGGCAACTCGGTGATGAAGAACCTGATCAACGGCGGTTACAAGGGCGAGATCTATCCGATCCACCCGAAGGCTTCCGAGATCCTCGGCTACAAGGCCTACAAGAGCGTCAAGGACGTGCCTGGTGTGATCGACACCGCGGTGTTCGCGATCCCCGCGAAGTTCGTGGCTGCGGCGCTGACCGAATGCGGCGAGAAGAAGATCCCGGGTGCGGTGCTGATCCCGTCGGGCTTCGCCGAGGCCGGCGCACCGGAGCTGCAGGCCGAGATCGTCGAGGTCGGCAAGAAATACGACATCCGCCTGATGGGGCCGAACATCTACGGCTTCTATTATACGCCGGCGAACCTCTGCGCGACCTTCTGCACGGCTTATGACGTCAAGGGCCACGCGGCGCTATCGTCGCAGTCGGGCGGCATCGGCATGGCCATCATCGGCTTCTCGCGCTCGGCGAAAATGGGTGTGTCGGCGATCGTCGGCCTCGGCAACAAGTCCGACATCGACGAGGACGATCTGCTCGCCTTCTTCGAGCAGGATCCGAACACGAACCTGATCGCGCAGCACTGCGAGGACCTCAAGGATGGCCGCGCCTTTGCGGAGGCCGCCAAGCGCGTCTCCAAGAAGAAGCCGGTGGTCGTGCTCAAGGCGGGCCGCACCTCGGCCGGCGCCAAGGCGGCCTCGTCGCACACCGGCGCGCTCGCTGGCAACGACAAGATCTATGAGGACGTGCTGGCGCAATCCGGCGTGATCCGCGCGCGCAGCCTGCGGCAGCTGCTCGAATTCGCCCGCGGCGTCCCGGTGCTGCCGACGCCGAAGGGCGAGAACGTGCTGATCATCACCGGTGCGGGTGGTTCGGGCGTGCTGCTGTCGGACTCCTGCGTCGACAACGGCCTGTCGCTGATGTCGATGCCGCCGGATCTCGACGCGGCCTTCCGCAAGTTCATTCCGCCGTTCGGCGCGGCCGGAAATCCTGTGGATATCACCGGCGGCGAGCCGCCGATCACCTACGTCAACACGGTGAAGCTCGGCCTCTCGGACGAACGCATCCACTCGCTGATCCTCGGCTACTGGCACACCATCGTCACGCCGCCGATGGTGTTCGCCCGTAACATGGTCGAGGTGAAGAAGGAGATGGAAGCGAAGGGCTTCGTGAAGCCGATCGTTGCCTCGCTCGCCGGCGACGTCGAGGTCGAGGAAGCTGCCGAATATCTCTACCAGAACGGCATCCCTGCCTATGCTTACTCGACCGAACTGCCGGTCGAGGTGCTGGGTGCCAAGTACAAGTGGGCCCGCGGCGCGGGCCTGCTCTGA